In one window of bacterium DNA:
- a CDS encoding deoxyribodipyrimidine photo-lyase, which translates to MAGANDHYLTLPAVACGSFRFIFDSYEKNGKTRNESGIVDTRVGNAILRCESGFKEGISSVILQSRIRILKDFPASNGPVAYWMSRDQRSEDNWALLYAQETAIERGQPLCVIFSLRDEFLGAAMRQYTFMLRGLEETSGTLERKGIPFFLLRGKAEEEIPRFVEKQNVGVLVTDFDPLRIKREWKEKVAQRIRIPFFEVDAHNIVACWQASDKKEYGAYTIRPKINRLLPEFMEEFPELGGHPIPWPHEAPEINWQDVRRSLKADSSVGKVSWLKPGASAGSGMLRDFIENRLAVYKEARNDPTSKAQSNLSPYLHFGQLSAQRVALEIMKSSAPRAAKDAFLEELIIRRELADNLCFYEPRYDSVEGFPEWARKTLNDHRMDPRPYLYSIEEFEQARTHDELWNAAQIQMAAKGKMHGYMRMYWAKKILEWSESAQEALRTAVYLNDKYELDGRDPSGYAGIAWSIGGLHDRAWGERPVSGKIRYLSYEGCKRKFDVDTYVNICFGEANALNM; encoded by the coding sequence ATGGCTGGCGCTAATGATCATTATCTCACCCTTCCTGCAGTTGCTTGCGGCAGTTTTCGCTTCATTTTTGACAGTTATGAGAAGAACGGCAAGACACGAAACGAATCAGGGATAGTTGACACACGAGTGGGAAATGCTATATTAAGGTGTGAATCGGGCTTTAAAGAAGGAATTTCCTCCGTGATTCTACAATCAAGGATAAGGATTCTTAAGGATTTTCCGGCAAGTAACGGACCTGTTGCCTACTGGATGTCCCGCGACCAGAGGTCTGAGGATAACTGGGCGCTGCTATATGCACAAGAGACCGCAATTGAGCGCGGCCAGCCTCTCTGCGTCATTTTCAGTCTCAGAGATGAGTTCCTGGGCGCCGCGATGAGACAATACACTTTCATGCTTCGCGGTCTGGAGGAGACGTCAGGCACGCTGGAAAGAAAGGGTATCCCCTTCTTCCTTCTTCGAGGCAAGGCGGAGGAGGAGATCCCCCGATTCGTTGAGAAACAAAATGTCGGGGTTCTTGTTACCGATTTTGACCCGTTGAGAATCAAGCGTGAGTGGAAAGAAAAGGTCGCCCAAAGAATCCGGATTCCTTTTTTCGAGGTCGACGCGCACAACATCGTTGCATGCTGGCAAGCGTCGGACAAGAAGGAGTACGGGGCCTATACGATAAGGCCTAAGATTAACAGGCTCCTGCCCGAGTTCATGGAGGAGTTCCCTGAATTAGGAGGGCACCCCATCCCCTGGCCGCACGAAGCCCCCGAAATAAACTGGCAGGATGTAAGACGAAGTTTGAAGGCCGATTCTTCGGTCGGTAAGGTCTCTTGGCTTAAGCCCGGAGCGAGTGCAGGGTCAGGGATGCTAAGGGATTTCATCGAAAACCGCCTTGCCGTATATAAGGAAGCGAGGAACGATCCGACCAGCAAAGCCCAATCGAACCTCTCCCCCTATTTGCATTTCGGACAGCTGTCAGCTCAGAGGGTGGCGCTGGAGATTATGAAATCTTCGGCTCCTCGAGCGGCAAAAGACGCCTTTCTTGAGGAACTCATTATTCGAAGGGAGCTGGCGGACAATCTTTGTTTTTACGAACCCCGCTACGATTCAGTAGAGGGTTTCCCCGAATGGGCAAGGAAGACTCTCAACGATCACCGGATGGACCCAAGACCCTATCTTTATTCCATTGAGGAGTTCGAGCAGGCAAGAACGCATGACGAACTGTGGAACGCGGCGCAGATTCAGATGGCTGCGAAAGGGAAGATGCACGGCTACATGCGCATGTACTGGGCCAAGAAGATCCTCGAGTGGTCGGAGTCGGCGCAGGAGGCCTTAAGGACTGCCGTCTACCTTAATGACAAGTACGAACTCGACGGCAGAGACCCCTCAGGTTACGCCGGCATAGCCTGGTCGATAGGGGGACTGCATGACAGGGCATGGGGAGAGAGGCCGGTATCCGGCAAGATAAGGTACCTGAGCTATGAAGGATGCAAACGCAAGTTCGACGTAGACACCTACGTCAACATCTGTTTTGGAGAAGCAAATGCCCTTAATATGTAA